One Leisingera sp. M658 genomic window carries:
- a CDS encoding RNA ligase family protein → MTRKYGRTFHLPQSPGAASDDKIMLDTSALLAEPEVIITEKMDGENTTVHSGGCHPRSPDARYHPSRDWMKAFAAGISPGLAQGERIVGEYLYARHAIAYEALPSYFLGFAWILNGVIQPWEETLARFAELGIVSVPVLYRGPPSGQVLRETISGMDLERQEGCVIRTARGFAEVDMQRLLAKYVRADHVQTDVHWMNAEIIRNGLI, encoded by the coding sequence ATGACCCGAAAATACGGCCGCACATTTCACCTGCCGCAATCGCCCGGCGCCGCCAGTGATGACAAGATCATGCTGGATACTTCTGCCCTGCTGGCCGAGCCGGAGGTGATCATCACCGAGAAGATGGATGGGGAAAACACCACGGTCCACAGCGGCGGCTGCCATCCGCGCAGCCCGGATGCGCGGTATCACCCGTCGCGGGACTGGATGAAGGCCTTTGCTGCGGGCATCTCGCCGGGTTTGGCGCAAGGGGAACGGATTGTCGGGGAGTATCTTTATGCACGCCACGCCATCGCCTACGAGGCACTGCCCAGCTATTTCCTGGGGTTCGCCTGGATCTTGAACGGCGTGATTCAGCCTTGGGAAGAAACCCTGGCCCGGTTCGCAGAACTGGGCATTGTGAGCGTGCCGGTGCTGTACCGCGGACCGCCATCCGGGCAGGTGCTGCGCGAGACCATATCCGGCATGGATCTGGAGAGGCAGGAAGGCTGTGTGATCCGGACAGCCAGAGGGTTTGCCGAGGTGGACATGCAGAGGCTGCTGGCCAAATACGTTCGCGCCGATCATGTGCAGACTGATGTGCATTGGATGAACGCGGAAATCATTAGAAACGGTCTCATCTGA
- a CDS encoding 5-(carboxyamino)imidazole ribonucleotide synthase: MTEALQPGATIGILGGGQLGRMLSVAASRLGFKTHIFEPGANPPAGHVADQVTTAGYEDAEALAAFAAAVDVITYEFENIPTSALDLLESQRPIRPGREALRISQDRLTEKAFLQDLGLTTAPFDGITDQASLDAALAEIGAPSILKTRRFGYDGKGQARIKAPEDAAGALAAMAGAPSVLEGFVTFTHEVSVIAARGVSGEIACFDPSENVHRDGILHSTTVPARLSKGQRMDAVLMAGKILNALDYVGVLGVELFVTPQGLIVNEIAPRVHNSGHWTQNGCTVDQFEQHIRAVAGWPLGDGRRHSDVVMENLIGDDVDRIPELAKEPDCALHLYGKAEAKPGRKMGHVNRVVKAQD, from the coding sequence ATGACTGAAGCCCTGCAGCCCGGCGCCACCATCGGCATTCTCGGCGGCGGCCAGCTTGGCCGGATGCTCTCGGTTGCAGCCTCCCGCCTCGGCTTCAAGACGCATATCTTTGAACCAGGCGCCAACCCGCCCGCAGGCCATGTCGCCGATCAGGTGACCACCGCCGGTTATGAAGACGCTGAGGCGCTGGCCGCCTTTGCCGCTGCCGTCGATGTGATCACCTATGAGTTCGAGAACATCCCCACTTCGGCGTTGGACCTGCTGGAGTCGCAAAGGCCGATCCGTCCGGGCCGCGAAGCGCTGCGCATCAGCCAGGACCGGCTGACGGAAAAGGCTTTCCTGCAGGATCTCGGCCTCACAACCGCCCCTTTCGACGGCATCACCGACCAGGCCAGCCTCGACGCCGCCCTGGCTGAGATCGGCGCGCCCTCAATCCTGAAGACCCGCCGTTTCGGCTATGACGGCAAGGGCCAGGCCCGCATCAAGGCGCCTGAAGACGCTGCCGGGGCGCTCGCTGCCATGGCAGGCGCGCCGTCGGTCCTCGAAGGGTTTGTAACTTTCACCCACGAGGTCTCGGTCATCGCCGCCCGCGGTGTGAGCGGTGAGATCGCCTGTTTCGATCCAAGCGAGAATGTCCACCGCGACGGCATCCTGCACAGCACCACCGTGCCTGCGCGCCTCAGCAAAGGCCAGCGCATGGACGCGGTGCTAATGGCGGGCAAGATCCTGAATGCGCTTGATTATGTCGGCGTTCTGGGGGTAGAGCTGTTCGTGACGCCGCAAGGCCTGATCGTCAACGAGATCGCCCCGCGCGTCCACAATTCCGGCCATTGGACCCAGAACGGCTGCACCGTCGATCAGTTCGAACAGCACATCCGCGCCGTCGCGGGCTGGCCGCTGGGCGACGGCCGGCGCCATTCCGACGTGGTGATGGAAAACCTGATCGGAGATGATGTGGACCGCATCCCCGAGCTCGCAAAAGAACCCGATTGCGCCCTCCACCTCTACGGTAAGGCCGAAGCCAAGCCAGGCCGCAAGATGGGTCATGTGAACCGTGTGGTGAAAGCGCAGGACTGA
- the purE gene encoding 5-(carboxyamino)imidazole ribonucleotide mutase, protein MADIKVGIIMGSQSDWPTMKEAATILDELGVEYEAKIVSAHRTPDRLWSYGKSAADRGLQVIIAGAGGAAHLPGMVASKTRVPVVGVPVQTRALSGVDSLYSIVQMPKGFPVATMAIGAAGAANAGLMAAGILALQDSDLAQRLDDWREALSASIPEEPSDD, encoded by the coding sequence ATGGCCGACATCAAAGTAGGCATCATCATGGGCAGCCAATCCGACTGGCCCACCATGAAGGAAGCCGCCACTATCCTGGATGAACTGGGTGTTGAGTATGAGGCCAAAATCGTCTCCGCCCACCGCACCCCGGACCGGCTGTGGAGCTACGGCAAATCTGCCGCCGACCGCGGGTTGCAGGTGATCATCGCAGGTGCCGGCGGTGCTGCCCATCTGCCCGGCATGGTCGCCTCCAAAACCCGCGTCCCCGTTGTGGGCGTGCCGGTGCAGACCCGCGCCCTTTCAGGCGTCGACTCGCTGTATTCCATCGTGCAGATGCCCAAGGGCTTCCCGGTTGCCACCATGGCCATCGGTGCCGCCGGTGCTGCCAACGCAGGTCTGATGGCCGCAGGCATCCTGGCGCTGCAGGACTCAGATCTTGCCCAGCGCCTGGATGATTGGCGCGAGGCGCTCTCCGCCTCCATCCCCGAGGAGCCCTCCGATGACTGA
- a CDS encoding DUF1272 domain-containing protein: MLELRPNCELCDKDLPPDAPDARICSYECTYCAECAEQVLDNVCPTCGGGFAPRPIRPKRAWRAELKLGLGNHPASTERVHSTFTRADIEAHVVRIRDIKPEKR, encoded by the coding sequence ATGCTGGAGTTACGCCCCAATTGCGAGCTGTGTGACAAGGATCTGCCGCCGGATGCACCGGACGCGCGGATCTGCAGTTATGAATGCACCTATTGCGCGGAGTGTGCAGAGCAGGTGCTGGACAATGTCTGCCCCACCTGCGGTGGTGGCTTTGCGCCGCGGCCGATCCGGCCAAAGCGGGCCTGGCGGGCAGAGTTGAAGCTGGGGCTGGGCAACCATCCGGCCTCGACCGAACGGGTGCATTCGACGTTCACCCGCGCGGATATCGAAGCACATGTGGTGCGAATCCGGGATATAAA